A region from the Oceanidesulfovibrio marinus genome encodes:
- the purM gene encoding phosphoribosylformylglycinamidine cyclo-ligase produces the protein MPERAKSYAEAGVSLERAESLVSRIKSLVADTHTKGVVSDIGGFGGLFRPDFGEFKNPLLVASTDGVGTKLRLAFAFNRHATVGVDLVAMSVNDVLVHGANPLFFLDYFATGRLDVQVAESVIAGVAAGCKEAGCALLGGESAEMPDMYPDGEYDLAGFCVGMTDDSNIVDGSSIRVGDAVIGLASSGIHSNGYSLVRKVFEKSGAKPHDTFPGEDASFDEVLLRPTAIYVRPILNLLRDFEVRGMAHITGGGFYENIPRVLPRGVQVNIQYGSWDIAPVFTWLQEVGEIPWHEMLNIFNCGIGYICIVDKDAQEDVLSRLSALGQKAYSIGTVEKRAEDDSPQVVVQNLPS, from the coding sequence ATGCCGGAGCGCGCTAAATCATATGCCGAAGCGGGCGTCAGCCTCGAACGCGCGGAATCCCTCGTTTCTCGGATCAAATCTCTCGTAGCGGATACTCACACCAAGGGCGTGGTCTCTGATATCGGCGGGTTCGGCGGGCTGTTCCGCCCGGACTTCGGTGAGTTCAAGAACCCTCTGCTCGTGGCCTCCACCGACGGCGTGGGCACCAAGCTCAGGCTCGCCTTTGCCTTCAACCGCCACGCCACCGTGGGGGTCGATCTCGTGGCCATGAGCGTCAACGACGTGCTGGTGCATGGCGCCAACCCACTGTTCTTCCTTGACTACTTCGCCACCGGCAGGCTCGACGTCCAGGTGGCCGAGTCGGTCATCGCCGGCGTGGCCGCCGGCTGCAAGGAGGCGGGCTGCGCCCTGCTGGGCGGCGAGAGCGCCGAGATGCCGGACATGTATCCCGATGGCGAGTACGACCTGGCCGGCTTCTGCGTGGGCATGACGGACGACTCCAACATCGTGGACGGCTCCTCCATCCGCGTGGGCGACGCGGTTATCGGCCTTGCCTCTTCCGGCATCCACTCCAACGGCTACTCCCTGGTGCGCAAGGTCTTCGAGAAGTCCGGCGCCAAGCCGCACGACACCTTCCCGGGCGAGGACGCCAGCTTTGACGAGGTGCTGCTGCGGCCCACGGCCATCTACGTCCGGCCCATCCTCAACCTGCTGCGCGACTTCGAGGTCCGCGGCATGGCCCACATCACCGGCGGCGGTTTCTACGAGAACATTCCCCGCGTGCTGCCGCGCGGCGTGCAGGTGAACATCCAGTACGGCTCCTGGGACATCGCCCCGGTCTTCACCTGGCTGCAGGAGGTGGGCGAGATTCCGTGGCACGAGATGCTCAACATCTTCAACTGCGGCATCGGCTACATCTGCATCGTGGACAAGGATGCGCAGGAAGACGTGCTGTCGCGCCTCTCCGCCCTGGGCCAGAAGGCCTACTCCATCGGCACCGTGGAAAAGCGCGCCGAAGACGACTCCCCGCAGGTGGTGGTGCA